A DNA window from Nitratidesulfovibrio sp. contains the following coding sequences:
- the mfd gene encoding transcription-repair coupling factor, with protein sequence MNFEQLTSRLAASGLAIPTIGGSHSGGVHALAEALRIEVARSGMGGAARLALALMRAGRDVVMLVRDAAELAEARALTTLFSPELSGADPAVTQARWDAQWIVFPQHPAGTRGRGAWAARMASLYALSRREHPRGIIISVDNLLPKLPPVDIFEHHELRLARGEDMSPELVLDQAIDWGFERAQMVSRPGEASRRGDILDIFPPGYEKPLRLEFFGDTLEDIRLFDATTQRSLASLDEFRLLPVAPVVGSREYREAAARRWKQLRKDGVIDGEQAAALSRMAEGEVTGLLPGAWYENATWMEDWLPRDAVWLLPDRADLSTALEAARTNWEALLDRQYDEHRLRQPRTLVLRDADEAESAWRGRSVAHFERLVMGVERTGVDLPERRLHAFRDLFAATPAVPVDEDRPWQRLVTALRQWTSERRQVVLSFASDRSRRKFLKLAEQDGVRPALRYSPTDRGLYALVAPFRAGIDLAWDNVLVIGEDVLQPKADRQPRVPTGAFLGLDRYDDLSPGDLLVHRDYGVGRFGGLHRMDLGGVANDFLLLEYAGEDRLYLPVDRLSLIQRFKGSGDDAAPSLDKLGGSGWRASKDKARKAIEKIAADLVEMYAYRKVAKGYRYGPLGELYREFEASFGFEETPDQARAIQDVLDDMEKPEPMDRLVCGDVGFGKTEVALRAAFRAAAEGRQVALLCPTTVLAEQHYQTFRSRLAGFPVNVGMLSRFVSRQKQKEVLQSAARGQIDILIGTHRLLSDDVQLPNLGLLVLDEEQRFGVRHKEKLKKFRKNVDALTLTATPIPRTLQLSMSGIRELSVIETAPPERKPVATALIERDQNALRQILEREIAREGQVFWVHNRVQGLERVAEFVRGLVPAARVGMAHGQMGERELEDTMHKFWHGELDVLVCTAIVESGLDFPRANTLIVDQAQMFGLGQLYQLRGRVGRSDRQAYAVFVVSDADRLPELARQRMRIILELDYLGAGFQVAMEDLRLRGAGNILGEVQSGHMTRLGLDLYLEMLEEEVARLKGDPPRDSVEPELNIGLAAHIPETYIGDARERLKFYKALSSAPDAATLQDVEMELRDRFGPCPPELRNFLAVLVLKRFLATLQVVRADIHPERLRLVWDERQTVIAPERLVAWVGARQGRARLLPPATLEVRMAPVPGSAAEAEGDLGARLDTIRTELAGLAAMPAVVPGPVYDPASDTQQA encoded by the coding sequence GTGAATTTCGAGCAACTGACGTCCCGGCTGGCCGCGTCCGGCCTTGCCATACCCACCATCGGCGGAAGCCATTCCGGCGGGGTGCACGCGCTGGCCGAGGCCTTGCGCATCGAGGTGGCGCGCAGCGGCATGGGCGGGGCCGCCCGCCTGGCCCTGGCCCTGATGCGCGCCGGGCGCGACGTGGTCATGCTGGTGCGCGATGCCGCCGAACTGGCCGAGGCCCGCGCCCTGACCACACTGTTCTCGCCCGAGCTTTCCGGCGCGGACCCGGCGGTGACACAGGCCCGCTGGGACGCGCAGTGGATCGTCTTTCCGCAGCACCCGGCGGGCACGCGCGGGCGCGGCGCATGGGCCGCGCGCATGGCCAGCCTGTACGCCCTCAGCCGCCGCGAGCATCCGCGCGGAATCATCATTTCCGTGGACAACCTGCTGCCCAAGCTGCCGCCGGTGGACATTTTCGAGCATCACGAACTGCGGCTGGCCCGTGGCGAGGACATGTCGCCCGAGCTGGTGCTGGACCAGGCCATCGACTGGGGTTTCGAGCGGGCCCAGATGGTCAGCCGCCCCGGCGAGGCGTCCCGGCGCGGCGACATCCTGGACATCTTTCCCCCCGGTTACGAAAAGCCGCTGCGCCTGGAATTCTTTGGCGATACGCTGGAGGACATTCGGCTGTTCGATGCCACCACACAGCGCTCGCTGGCCAGCCTGGATGAGTTCCGGCTGCTGCCCGTGGCCCCCGTGGTGGGCAGCCGCGAATACCGCGAGGCCGCCGCCCGCCGCTGGAAGCAGTTGCGCAAGGATGGCGTTATCGACGGCGAGCAGGCCGCCGCCCTGTCCCGCATGGCCGAGGGCGAGGTCACCGGCCTTCTGCCCGGTGCCTGGTACGAGAACGCCACCTGGATGGAAGACTGGCTGCCGCGCGATGCCGTGTGGCTGCTGCCCGACCGGGCCGATCTGTCCACTGCGCTGGAGGCTGCCCGCACCAACTGGGAAGCCCTGCTGGACCGCCAGTACGACGAGCACCGCTTGCGCCAGCCGCGCACCCTCGTGCTGCGCGACGCGGACGAGGCGGAATCCGCCTGGCGTGGTCGGTCCGTGGCTCACTTCGAGCGGCTGGTCATGGGCGTGGAGCGCACCGGCGTGGACCTGCCGGAACGGCGGCTGCATGCCTTCCGCGACCTGTTCGCCGCCACCCCCGCCGTACCTGTTGATGAAGACAGACCGTGGCAGCGGCTGGTGACGGCCCTGCGCCAGTGGACCTCGGAACGGCGCCAGGTGGTGCTCAGCTTCGCCAGCGACCGCAGCCGCCGCAAGTTCCTGAAGCTGGCGGAACAGGACGGCGTGCGCCCGGCCCTGCGCTATTCCCCGACAGACAGGGGCCTGTACGCGCTGGTGGCCCCGTTCCGCGCGGGCATCGACCTTGCGTGGGACAACGTGCTGGTCATCGGCGAGGACGTGCTGCAACCCAAGGCCGACCGCCAGCCCCGCGTGCCCACCGGGGCCTTTCTGGGGCTGGACCGCTACGACGACCTTTCGCCGGGTGACCTGCTGGTGCACCGCGACTACGGCGTGGGGCGCTTTGGCGGGCTGCACCGCATGGACCTGGGCGGGGTGGCCAACGATTTTTTGCTGCTGGAATACGCGGGCGAGGACCGGCTGTACCTTCCTGTGGACCGGCTGTCGCTCATCCAGCGGTTCAAGGGCAGCGGTGACGATGCCGCGCCCTCGCTGGACAAGCTGGGCGGTTCCGGCTGGCGGGCCAGCAAGGACAAGGCCCGCAAGGCCATCGAAAAGATCGCCGCCGACCTCGTCGAGATGTACGCCTACCGCAAGGTGGCCAAGGGCTACCGCTATGGCCCGCTGGGCGAGCTGTACCGCGAGTTCGAGGCGTCCTTCGGCTTCGAGGAAACCCCGGACCAGGCCCGGGCCATCCAGGACGTGCTGGACGACATGGAAAAGCCGGAACCCATGGACCGCCTTGTCTGTGGCGACGTGGGCTTCGGCAAGACCGAGGTGGCCCTGCGCGCGGCCTTCCGCGCCGCCGCCGAAGGCCGTCAGGTGGCCCTGCTGTGTCCCACCACGGTGCTGGCCGAGCAGCACTACCAGACCTTCCGCAGCCGTCTGGCCGGGTTCCCGGTCAACGTGGGCATGCTGAGCCGCTTCGTTTCGCGCCAGAAGCAGAAGGAAGTGCTGCAATCGGCCGCGCGCGGGCAGATCGACATTCTCATCGGCACCCACCGCCTGCTCTCCGACGACGTGCAACTGCCCAACCTGGGCCTGCTGGTGCTGGACGAGGAACAGCGCTTCGGCGTGCGCCACAAGGAAAAGCTGAAGAAGTTCCGCAAGAACGTGGACGCCCTGACCCTGACCGCCACGCCCATTCCGCGCACCTTGCAACTGTCCATGTCGGGCATTCGCGAGCTGTCGGTCATCGAAACCGCGCCGCCGGAACGCAAGCCCGTGGCCACCGCGCTCATCGAGCGCGACCAGAACGCCCTGCGCCAGATTCTGGAGCGCGAAATAGCCCGCGAAGGGCAGGTGTTCTGGGTGCACAACCGCGTGCAGGGGCTGGAGCGGGTGGCGGAATTCGTGCGCGGGCTGGTTCCTGCGGCACGGGTGGGCATGGCCCACGGCCAGATGGGCGAGCGCGAGCTGGAAGACACCATGCACAAGTTCTGGCACGGCGAACTGGACGTGCTGGTGTGCACGGCCATCGTGGAATCGGGCCTGGACTTTCCCCGCGCCAACACCCTTATCGTGGACCAGGCCCAGATGTTCGGGCTGGGGCAGCTGTACCAGTTGCGCGGGCGCGTGGGCCGGTCCGACCGGCAGGCCTACGCCGTGTTCGTGGTGTCCGACGCCGATCGCCTGCCGGAACTGGCCCGCCAGCGCATGCGCATCATTCTGGAACTGGACTATCTGGGCGCCGGGTTCCAGGTGGCCATGGAAGACCTGCGGCTGCGCGGTGCCGGGAACATCCTGGGCGAGGTGCAGTCCGGCCACATGACCCGCCTGGGCCTCGACCTGTATCTGGAGATGCTGGAAGAGGAAGTGGCCCGCCTGAAGGGCGACCCCCCGCGCGACTCGGTGGAGCCGGAACTGAACATCGGGCTTGCCGCACACATCCCCGAAACGTACATTGGCGATGCCCGCGAACGGCTGAAGTTCTACAAGGCCCTGTCGTCCGCGCCGGATGCCGCCACGTTGCAGGACGTGGAAATGGAACTGCGCGACCGCTTCGGCCCCTGCCCGCCGGAGCTGCGCAACTTTCTGGCCGTGCTGGTGCTGAAGCGTTTTCTGGCGACCTTGCAGGTCGTGCGGGCCGACATTCACCCCGAGCGGTTGCGGTTGGTCTGGGACGAACGCCAGACCGTCATCGCGCCGGAACGGCTTGTGGCGTGGGTGGGGGCACGGCAGGGCAGGGCGCGCCTGTTGCCCCCGGCCACGCTGGAAGTGCGCATGGCGCCGGTGCCCGGTTCCGCCGCCGAGGCGGAAGGCGACCTTGGCGCGCGGCTGGATACCATCCGTACCGAATTGGCAGGGCTGGCCGCCATGCCTGCCGTCGTGCCCGGCCCGGTGTATGACCCCGCGTCCGACACGCAACAGGCCTAG
- a CDS encoding peptidylprolyl isomerase: MVPSPSPSSCMPPRFRSGSRLLRGARVVLLLGAALLALSLSGCGEASLPEGVVATVNDRPIMLRTLEAVHDMSSMSWSGHAPSVEQLQAQYGGVLSDLIVQELVAQALARENISVTDADVADAEAEVRGDYPAGEFEKSLVEEYIDLDLWRSRLRARIAMQKFMRLILRPTISIPLEEVEAYYAAHRLDYRLPRRVQFLVVAGPDKAAVDKARALSLGGAKPADVEAAQPTVTVREVKMRRDRLPALWSKELAGLAPRQASVVKQGEWGYQSFLLVGEIAEKQLELSHAYPLVERVLLERKMDEAYARWIDAELRTARIRVSAHLLPEARGAAKVEVPADGGNATGMPDVRSMQQEPLDEGEPMDGVAPGSELDAPPPAEDGKGTRAAPANGTQRTTKTK, encoded by the coding sequence ATGGTTCCTTCACCGTCCCCGTCTTCCTGCATGCCGCCGCGTTTTCGTTCGGGCAGCCGCCTGCTCCGTGGCGCGCGGGTCGTCCTGCTGCTGGGCGCCGCGCTGCTGGCGCTGTCGTTGTCCGGCTGTGGTGAAGCATCCCTGCCCGAAGGCGTGGTGGCCACGGTCAACGACCGGCCCATCATGCTGCGCACGCTGGAGGCGGTGCACGACATGAGCAGCATGAGCTGGTCGGGGCATGCCCCCTCTGTGGAACAGTTGCAGGCCCAGTATGGCGGCGTGCTGTCCGACCTTATCGTGCAGGAACTGGTGGCCCAGGCGCTGGCGCGGGAAAACATCTCCGTCACCGACGCGGACGTGGCCGATGCCGAGGCGGAGGTGCGCGGCGACTACCCGGCGGGCGAATTCGAAAAGTCGCTGGTGGAGGAGTACATAGACCTTGACCTGTGGCGTTCGCGCCTGCGCGCCCGCATCGCCATGCAGAAGTTCATGCGTCTCATCCTGCGGCCCACCATCAGCATCCCCCTTGAAGAGGTGGAAGCCTACTACGCCGCGCATCGGCTGGACTACCGGCTGCCGCGCCGGGTGCAGTTCCTGGTGGTGGCCGGACCGGACAAGGCCGCCGTGGACAAGGCCCGCGCCCTGTCGCTGGGTGGGGCGAAACCCGCCGACGTGGAAGCCGCCCAGCCTACCGTGACCGTGCGCGAGGTGAAGATGCGCCGCGACCGCCTGCCCGCCCTGTGGAGCAAGGAACTGGCGGGGCTGGCGCCCCGGCAGGCCTCCGTGGTGAAGCAGGGGGAATGGGGCTACCAGTCGTTTTTGCTGGTGGGCGAGATTGCCGAGAAACAACTGGAGCTTTCCCACGCGTACCCATTGGTCGAGCGGGTGCTGCTGGAACGCAAGATGGACGAGGCCTACGCCCGCTGGATAGATGCGGAATTGCGCACCGCACGGATCAGGGTATCCGCGCACCTACTGCCCGAGGCGCGCGGCGCCGCCAAGGTCGAAGTACCCGCCGACGGCGGCAACGCCACCGGCATGCCGGATGTGCGGTCCATGCAGCAGGAGCCGTTGGACGAGGGTGAACCCATGGACGGGGTTGCCCCTGGATCGGAGCTGGATGCGCCGCCCCCCGCCGAAGACGGCAAGGGGACGCGGGCAGCACCGGCAAACGGTACGCAACGCACGACAAAGACGAAATAA
- a CDS encoding SurA N-terminal domain-containing protein, with amino-acid sequence MRPLLRTLRLAAPVCLVCLVCLAAVAVVAPRAEQINKIAAVVNGEMITFFDVQAQATPELMRLGLDRNNPAQQEAVRKVHLQVLDSMISDILMNQEAERWKITVQDSEVENELRKFVQRSQLSQQEFERQLMQQGLSMDVMRDRVRKGILRHRLLTLMIARKIVITQEDVKKYYEAHKSQFVTDRTVRLGLIIFAPTADAEALASKVRTGQTTFEQLAATDSIGPNPAAGGNIGTLKWTDLAPAWKEALDGLKAGEASKVMLVEGRKAMLKLVEVSTGRSQSVEEATPEIENILREPKLQERFTEYTKQLHDKAVIDIRI; translated from the coding sequence TTGCGTCCGCTGCTCCGCACCCTCCGCCTTGCCGCCCCCGTCTGCCTTGTCTGCCTCGTCTGCCTGGCCGCCGTGGCTGTCGTGGCACCCCGGGCCGAACAGATCAACAAGATCGCTGCCGTGGTCAACGGCGAAATGATAACCTTCTTCGACGTGCAGGCCCAGGCCACCCCCGAATTGATGCGCCTTGGCCTTGACCGCAACAACCCCGCCCAGCAGGAGGCGGTGCGCAAGGTGCACCTGCAGGTGCTCGATTCCATGATTTCCGACATCCTGATGAACCAGGAGGCGGAGCGCTGGAAGATCACCGTGCAGGACAGCGAAGTGGAAAACGAACTGCGCAAGTTCGTGCAGCGCAGCCAGCTTTCGCAGCAGGAATTCGAGCGCCAGTTGATGCAGCAGGGCCTGTCCATGGATGTCATGCGCGACCGCGTGCGCAAGGGCATTCTGCGTCACCGCCTGCTGACCCTCATGATCGCCCGCAAGATCGTGATCACCCAGGAAGATGTGAAGAAGTACTACGAGGCGCACAAGTCGCAGTTCGTCACGGACCGCACGGTGCGCCTTGGCCTGATCATCTTCGCCCCCACCGCCGACGCCGAGGCGCTGGCCAGCAAGGTGCGCACCGGCCAGACGACCTTCGAGCAGCTGGCCGCCACCGATTCCATCGGCCCCAATCCTGCCGCCGGGGGCAACATCGGCACCCTGAAGTGGACCGACCTTGCCCCGGCCTGGAAGGAAGCCCTGGACGGCCTGAAGGCTGGCGAGGCGAGCAAGGTCATGCTGGTGGAAGGCCGCAAGGCCATGCTCAAGCTGGTGGAAGTTTCTACGGGTCGCTCGCAGTCGGTGGAGGAAGCCACCCCCGAGATCGAGAACATCCTGCGCGAACCCAAGCTGCAAGAGCGCTTCACCGAATATACCAAGCAATTGCACGACAAGGCCGTGATCGATATCCGCATCTAG
- a CDS encoding RodZ domain-containing protein, with protein MALKELGIALREAREAKGLDIDDVAIRIKVSARVLRSIEDGEQDQLPHAVYARGFIKSYALLLGVDNDLLMRAVDEVYPFEVPGDPMPETVMAQPQTRGRSSLSPVVVALVVLALLAALGGGWYYRQQSAREADMPKVAQPAQAPQPPQSSMGAQPAQQAEGQNAPAQDAVPASDAAPATTAVNATNATVPAAAPSVNGTAVNGTAPATLPAVQPARNATVPAVSSAAPAPAPAAQADVPAPAQPATQPAPANPAVPAAAVGGPQGGVFDSEAGATGGADTDGSMLAGGTHRIVVIALADCWVHSSADDSDVRQFSLHKGQTFALTFSKRLTLKLGNAGGVRIRYNGQEQPAPGDSGQVRTLVFPPQAQ; from the coding sequence ATGGCACTCAAGGAACTCGGCATCGCCCTGCGCGAGGCACGCGAGGCAAAAGGCCTCGACATCGACGACGTGGCGATCCGGATCAAGGTTTCCGCCCGCGTGCTGCGCTCCATAGAAGACGGCGAGCAGGACCAGCTGCCGCATGCCGTGTACGCACGGGGCTTCATCAAGTCCTATGCATTGCTGCTGGGCGTGGACAACGACCTGCTCATGCGCGCCGTGGACGAGGTCTATCCCTTCGAGGTGCCCGGAGACCCGATGCCGGAAACTGTCATGGCCCAGCCACAGACGCGCGGGCGCTCCAGCCTGTCCCCGGTGGTGGTGGCGCTGGTCGTGCTGGCGCTGCTGGCTGCCCTTGGCGGTGGCTGGTACTATCGCCAGCAGTCCGCGCGCGAGGCGGACATGCCCAAGGTGGCCCAGCCCGCCCAGGCTCCCCAGCCCCCCCAGTCCTCGATGGGGGCGCAACCTGCCCAGCAGGCCGAAGGCCAGAATGCACCGGCGCAGGACGCGGTGCCCGCATCCGATGCCGCCCCGGCAACCACTGCCGTCAATGCCACCAATGCCACGGTTCCCGCCGCGGCCCCGTCCGTCAACGGAACCGCTGTCAATGGAACCGCACCGGCAACGCTTCCCGCAGTGCAGCCCGCGCGCAACGCCACGGTCCCGGCGGTGTCTTCCGCCGCACCGGCACCGGCACCCGCCGCACAGGCTGACGTACCGGCTCCGGCCCAGCCTGCAACACAGCCCGCCCCGGCCAATCCCGCAGTGCCTGCCGCTGCCGTGGGTGGCCCGCAGGGCGGCGTGTTCGACAGCGAGGCAGGCGCCACGGGCGGGGCGGATACCGACGGCTCCATGCTGGCGGGCGGCACGCATCGCATCGTGGTCATTGCCCTGGCTGATTGCTGGGTGCATTCCAGCGCGGATGATTCCGACGTGCGCCAGTTTTCGCTGCACAAGGGGCAGACCTTCGCGCTGACATTTTCCAAGCGCCTCACGCTCAAGCTCGGCAACGCGGGCGGGGTACGCATCCGCTACAACGGGCAGGAGCAGCCCGCGCCCGGCGATTCGGGCCAGGTGCGGACGCTGGTGTTTCCACCGCAGGCGCAGTAG
- the glyQ gene encoding glycine--tRNA ligase subunit alpha produces the protein MHFQDVILTLQNFWAKRGCVIMQPIDVECGAGTFNPSTFLRVIGPEPWNVAYVEPSRRPTDGRYGENPNRLQHYFQFQVILKPSPDNVQELYLDSLRALGIDPAAHDIRFVEDDWESPTLGAWGLGWEVWLNGMEVTQFTYFQQVGGIDLAPTSVEITYGLERLCMYLQGKESVYDLSWNDRVTYGNIYHQNEVEQSKYNFEASNPRMLLDLFNASEAECKRLCDEGLLWPAYDYCLKCSHTFNLLDARGAISITERTGYIGRVRALASAVARLYAAQREELGYPMLAAAR, from the coding sequence ATGCATTTTCAGGACGTCATCCTCACCTTGCAGAATTTCTGGGCCAAGCGGGGCTGCGTGATCATGCAGCCCATCGACGTGGAGTGCGGGGCCGGTACCTTCAACCCCTCGACCTTCCTGCGCGTCATCGGGCCGGAACCGTGGAACGTGGCCTACGTGGAGCCCTCGCGCCGCCCCACCGATGGTCGCTACGGCGAAAACCCCAACCGGCTCCAGCACTACTTCCAGTTTCAGGTCATCCTGAAGCCCTCGCCCGACAACGTGCAAGAGCTGTATCTCGACAGCCTGCGCGCCCTCGGCATCGACCCGGCCGCCCACGACATCCGCTTCGTGGAAGACGACTGGGAATCGCCCACCCTGGGCGCCTGGGGCCTTGGCTGGGAAGTGTGGCTGAACGGCATGGAAGTGACCCAGTTCACCTACTTCCAGCAGGTGGGCGGCATAGACCTTGCCCCTACCAGCGTGGAAATCACCTACGGGCTCGAACGGCTGTGCATGTACCTGCAAGGCAAGGAATCGGTCTACGACCTTTCGTGGAACGACCGGGTGACCTACGGGAACATCTATCACCAGAACGAGGTGGAACAGTCGAAGTACAACTTCGAGGCCAGCAACCCCAGGATGCTGCTGGACCTGTTCAACGCCTCCGAAGCCGAATGCAAGCGGCTGTGCGACGAAGGGCTGCTGTGGCCCGCCTACGACTACTGCCTGAAGTGCTCGCACACCTTCAACCTGCTTGACGCGCGCGGGGCCATCTCCATCACCGAACGTACCGGCTACATAGGCCGCGTGCGTGCCCTGGCCTCTGCCGTGGCGCGGCTGTATGCCGCGCAGCGCGAGGAGCTTGGCTATCCCATGTTGGCCGCCGCCCGCTAG
- the glyS gene encoding glycine--tRNA ligase subunit beta: MSQFVLEIGFEELPSRFLPGLERELAERFARALDDDGVEHESIRVLTTPRRAAVLIEGINPVQRESEEVVPGPPVRVAFDAEGKPTKAAEGFARTQGVDMADIFTQTTDKGEYIAVRKRTGGAMSADLIAAACPAIVAALPFPKRMRWGSGEFTFGRPLRWLLALFDDGVVPFEVGGVVSGGVTWGHRIHGAGPLVVKSADDYLNVVTEKGGVTPDPAERRAMILAGGNAAAETAGGRILWKESLLDEVQGLAEHPVPLLGDIDPSFLELPRQVLLTSMESHQKSFGVEGPDGALLPHFLTVLNLTPLDTALVKKGWERVLRARLEDGRFFWKTDLASSFDAWLAELDNVIFLGPLGSMGDKTRRLEKLCAWLAKACGVADEAACARAGRLSKADLVSEMVGEFDTLQGIMGGIYARRMGEPETVAAALAEQYLPAGPDSPVPSTLTGALLSIADKADTMAGCFGLGMIPTGAADPYALRRCALGIARIVLEHGLRLDMRALFRTALALYGERAWKLAPAEALGKLEEFFMARLKNHFMAAGHETLLVEAALAADTPEGAGMDVRAAGARLAALSDFSRRDDFASAVLTFKRAANIIRKQGQEGGAVLDGAYSHALLTEDAEKALAARLEEVAPRFDALWAADDFASLFGLLGELRPAVDAFFDGVMVMCDDATVRANRLNLLKALTLRLGRLADFGALQM, encoded by the coding sequence ATGTCGCAATTCGTGCTTGAAATAGGTTTCGAGGAACTGCCCTCCCGCTTCCTGCCCGGCCTGGAACGGGAACTTGCGGAACGCTTCGCCCGCGCGCTGGATGACGACGGGGTGGAGCATGAATCCATCCGGGTGCTGACCACCCCCCGCCGCGCCGCCGTGCTCATCGAGGGCATCAACCCCGTGCAGCGCGAATCGGAAGAAGTGGTGCCCGGCCCGCCGGTGCGCGTGGCCTTCGATGCCGAAGGCAAGCCCACCAAGGCGGCGGAAGGCTTTGCCCGCACCCAGGGCGTGGACATGGCCGACATCTTTACCCAGACCACGGACAAGGGCGAATACATCGCCGTGCGCAAGCGCACCGGCGGGGCCATGTCGGCGGACCTCATCGCCGCCGCCTGCCCGGCCATCGTGGCCGCGTTGCCGTTCCCCAAGCGCATGCGCTGGGGCAGCGGCGAGTTCACCTTCGGTCGCCCGCTGCGCTGGCTGCTGGCGTTGTTCGACGACGGGGTGGTGCCCTTCGAGGTGGGCGGCGTGGTTTCCGGCGGGGTCACCTGGGGGCATCGCATCCACGGTGCCGGTCCGCTGGTTGTGAAATCTGCGGACGACTACCTGAACGTGGTCACCGAAAAGGGCGGCGTAACGCCCGACCCGGCGGAACGCCGCGCCATGATCCTGGCGGGCGGCAACGCCGCCGCCGAAACGGCTGGCGGGCGCATCCTGTGGAAGGAAAGCCTGCTGGACGAAGTGCAGGGCCTTGCCGAGCATCCGGTGCCGCTTCTGGGCGACATCGACCCCTCGTTCCTGGAATTGCCGCGCCAAGTGCTGCTGACCAGCATGGAAAGCCACCAGAAGAGCTTTGGCGTGGAAGGGCCGGACGGCGCGCTGCTGCCGCACTTCCTCACCGTGCTGAACCTCACTCCGCTGGATACCGCACTGGTCAAGAAGGGCTGGGAGCGCGTGCTGCGCGCCCGGCTGGAGGACGGCCGCTTCTTCTGGAAGACCGACCTTGCCTCCAGCTTCGACGCCTGGCTGGCCGAACTGGACAACGTGATCTTCCTGGGGCCGCTGGGCTCCATGGGCGACAAGACCCGCCGTCTCGAAAAGCTGTGCGCCTGGCTGGCCAAAGCCTGTGGCGTTGCCGACGAAGCGGCCTGCGCCCGCGCCGGTCGCCTGTCCAAGGCCGATCTGGTGTCCGAAATGGTGGGTGAGTTCGACACCCTGCAAGGCATCATGGGCGGCATCTACGCCCGCCGCATGGGCGAGCCGGAAACCGTGGCCGCCGCCCTGGCGGAACAGTACCTGCCCGCCGGGCCGGACAGCCCGGTGCCCTCCACCCTGACGGGGGCACTGCTGTCCATTGCCGACAAGGCGGATACCATGGCCGGGTGCTTCGGGCTGGGCATGATTCCCACCGGCGCGGCCGACCCGTATGCCCTGCGCCGCTGCGCCCTGGGCATCGCCCGCATCGTGCTGGAGCACGGCCTGCGCCTCGACATGCGCGCACTGTTCCGCACGGCGTTGGCCCTGTACGGCGAACGCGCGTGGAAGCTGGCCCCGGCGGAAGCGCTGGGTAAGCTGGAAGAGTTCTTCATGGCCCGGCTCAAGAACCATTTCATGGCCGCCGGACATGAAACCCTGCTGGTGGAGGCGGCCCTGGCCGCCGACACGCCCGAGGGCGCTGGAATGGACGTGCGCGCCGCCGGGGCGCGTCTGGCCGCGCTGTCCGACTTCAGCCGCCGCGACGACTTCGCCAGCGCGGTGCTGACCTTCAAGCGCGCGGCCAACATCATCCGCAAGCAGGGGCAGGAGGGCGGAGCCGTGCTTGACGGCGCGTACAGCCACGCCCTGCTGACCGAAGATGCGGAAAAGGCCCTGGCCGCCCGGCTGGAAGAGGTTGCCCCGCGTTTCGACGCCCTGTGGGCGGCGGACGACTTCGCCAGCCTGTTCGGCCTGCTGGGCGAGTTGCGCCCGGCGGTGGACGCCTTCTTCGACGGCGTGATGGTCATGTGCGACGATGCAACCGTGCGCGCCAACCGCCTGAACCTGCTGAAGGCGCTGACGCTGCGGCTGGGCCGTCTGGCCGACTTCGGCGCGTTGCAGATGTAG
- the rpsT gene encoding 30S ribosomal protein S20 → MANHKSAIKRHKQSLKRAARNRAAKTRIKNVVKAVRAAVLQKDKDTAAQALTDAMSVLDKAAGKGVIHWKKAARKISRLTKAVGSVE, encoded by the coding sequence TTGGCTAACCACAAGTCTGCCATCAAGCGGCACAAGCAGAGCCTGAAGCGCGCCGCGCGTAACCGCGCCGCCAAGACCAGAATCAAGAACGTGGTGAAGGCCGTGCGTGCCGCCGTCCTGCAGAAGGACAAGGACACCGCCGCCCAGGCCCTGACCGATGCCATGTCGGTGCTCGACAAGGCCGCCGGCAAGGGCGTCATCCACTGGAAAAAGGCGGCCCGCAAGATTTCCCGCCTGACCAAGGCCGTGGGCTCCGTCGAGTAG
- a CDS encoding adenylate kinase: MNILIFGPNGSGKGTQGALVKKKYDLAHIESGAIFRQHIGGGTELGKKAKEYIDRGDLVPDDITIPMVLETLKGAGPNGWLLDGFPRNMVQAQKLWDALQAEGLKLDYVIEILLPREVAKNRIMGRRLCKNDNNHPNNIFIDAIKPTGDVCRVCGGSLSARADDQDEGAIGKRHDIYYNTVDGTLAAAYFYKDLAAKGVTKFIELDGEGSIDSIKETLLKQLV; the protein is encoded by the coding sequence GTGAATATCCTCATCTTCGGTCCCAATGGTAGCGGCAAGGGCACCCAGGGGGCGCTCGTCAAGAAGAAGTACGATCTTGCCCACATCGAATCGGGCGCCATCTTCCGCCAGCACATCGGCGGCGGCACCGAACTCGGCAAGAAGGCCAAGGAATACATCGACCGTGGCGACCTGGTGCCCGACGACATCACCATCCCCATGGTGCTGGAAACCCTGAAGGGCGCCGGCCCCAACGGCTGGCTGCTCGACGGCTTTCCGCGCAACATGGTGCAGGCCCAGAAGCTGTGGGACGCCTTGCAGGCCGAAGGTCTGAAGCTGGATTACGTCATCGAGATCCTGCTGCCCCGCGAAGTGGCCAAGAACCGCATCATGGGCCGCCGCCTCTGCAAGAACGACAACAACCACCCGAACAACATCTTCATCGACGCCATCAAGCCTACCGGCGACGTGTGCCGGGTGTGTGGCGGCAGCCTGTCCGCCCGTGCCGACGACCAGGATGAAGGCGCCATCGGCAAGCGCCACGACATCTACTACAACACCGTGGATGGCACCCTGGCCGCCGCGTACTTCTACAAGGATCTCGCCGCCAAGGGCGTGACCAAGTTCATCGAGCTCGACGGTGAAGGCTCCATCGACTCCATCAAGGAAACCCTGCTGAAGCAGCTGGTCTAG